The window TGCCCCTCACCGTCACCCCTGGTCCTGTTGTGGCTGCTgtccccaccttcatccctgTGACCCCCTGTGGCCCCATTGCCAGGACATCGTGTCACCGCGGTGCCCAGGGACTGAGGGGTCCCATCCCCGTGGTACCTGGGGCATCCTGTTTCCATGGCACCTCATTGCCCTGGTAACCCCCACTGTGGTGCCCAGGTGCTGAGGGGTCCCATCCCCAAGGTACCCCATCTCTGAGGTACCCCATCCCCATGGGTACCCAAAAACTGGGGCATCCTGTTGCCAGGGCACCCAATCCTTGGGCACCCCACCCCTGAGATACCCCATCGCCAAGGCCTCCTGCTCCCATGTCATCCCCTCTCTGTGCCACCCgctgctggcagtgcccgtggggtgacccccggccccgctgtccccccaggAGCTGCGCAGCGGCCGCTTCTGGCGGTGGGTGCTGGCGGAGCTGGCGGCGACCCTCATCTTCGTGGGGGTGGTCCTGGGGGCTTCGGCAGCCCCGGGGCCACTGGCACCGGCGCTGGCCGGGGGGTTGGTGGCCGGGGGGCTCGTCTGCACCTTCGGGGGGCCCCAGGCCAACCCCGCGCTGAcgctggccctgctgtgcacCCGCAAGCTGAGCGCCCtgcgcggggccgcggggctcCTGGCCCAGTGCACGGGGGCCACGCtggcctctgctgctgcccgtGCGGCACTGCCGGACGACACCGGCCTCGTCACCAGGGTGAGTGcccccatccccgtccctgtccccgtcaCCTGGCACTGCACAGgtgtccctccctccctcaggTGAGCGcggtggggacagcggggacggCGCTGGCCTGGGAGACCTTCGCCACCTTCCAGCTGGCACTGGCCGCCTTCGCCGCCGCTGAGCACGCGGCCCCGCAGGCCGGGCTGGCCCTGGGCAGCGCCGTGGCCGCCGGTGCCCTGGCCGCAGTAAGGACCCCCCCCCGTGTCCCACCCGCccagggggtccccatccccccagcccctgaCCCCCCTGTCTCCCACAGGGGCCGTTCTCGGGGGGCAGCATGAACCCTGCGCGCTCGCTGGGGCCGGCCATCGTCACCGGTGTCTGGGATGATCATTGGGTGAGTTGGGGGCACCCTCGGGCTCCCCCAGAGTCCCCAAGTAAAGGGTGGGTCCCCCGGCTGCAGCGTGTGACCGCTGcggccccatccccaccccaggACAGCGGTTCCtggtttttccttcccttggcTGGGTCCCCCTGGGATAGGTCAGCAccagctgtgtcccccagggtCCCGTGTGTCCACCCTATTGCCATCCTTGGGACAAACCCCACCTCGTCCCCATCCTCGGGATGGGCCCCCTTCCCCAGTCCCCCTGCCCCAAACAAGTGCCACCCCCTCCCCTCGGCTGCCCTCATCCCTGGGGCAGGTTCCTCTGCtcagtccccatccctggggtggggtcccctgtgccccccacccccgggCAGCCCCCACCCCTgcgtccccctgtccccgttgGGGACACCCCAACGCTCTGTGCTCCTCCAGGTGTACTGGCTGGGGCCCGTGCTGGGCGCGGTGCTGGCCGGGCTCTCCTATGAGTTCATCCTGGCGCCCGGAGCCTCCCGGGAGAAGCTGGGTGCCTGCCTCGCCTGCCGGGACGTGGCTCTGGTGGAGACCCCCAGCCTATCCCCCTCCTCGGTGGCCCACGGTCCCCCGGCCCCTCCGGCCGAGCAGCGGGAGCAGGGCACTGCCTGAGCCCCCCCCCGCTCCACCGCAGCCCCTCCGATCCTCCACACCCTGCCACCGGATCCTCGCCGCCGCCAGAACCTTCgtggggcacccacaggatggggGCCTCCGTGCCCCCTCCCCTTTTACTGTCCTCTCCCCCGTGCGGGGATTAAAGGTGTGTTGGGGTCGCAGGTGGGTGCGGAGTGATGCTGTGAGGGGACGGGGGGTCTCGACCACCGCCCTGCGCCCTCGGTGTGCGGCGGCACCGCGACACCGGG is drawn from Anomalospiza imberbis isolate Cuckoo-Finch-1a 21T00152 unplaced genomic scaffold, ASM3175350v1 scaffold_1098, whole genome shotgun sequence and contains these coding sequences:
- the LOC137465786 gene encoding aquaporin-4-like gives rise to the protein MAIGEELRSGRFWRWVLAELAATLIFVGVVLGASAAPGPLAPALAGGLVAGGLVCTFGGPQANPALTLALLCTRKLSALRGAAGLLAQCTGATLASAAARAALPDDTGLVTRVSAVGTAGTALAWETFATFQLALAAFAAAEHAAPQAGLALGSAVAAGALAAGPFSGGSMNPARSLGPAIVTGVWDDHWVYWLGPVLGAVLAGLSYEFILAPGASREKLGACLACRDVALVETPSLSPSSVAHGPPAPPAEQREQGTA